GTAAAAGTATAATCCTGAAGAGAATTTGAATTAATTGGCTGTCCAGGTATTGTCTTTTTCGTTGGCATCCATAAATATGCCGCCATCCAGCTTCAACGACTTTGCAGTTTTGCCTGTTTTAATATTTACAATGATCTCTTTTTGGTTCTGTTCCCACACTATGGGAGTTTGATGAAAACTTTCGGTTGATCCGTCGTCATAAGTAGCGATCACGTCGAATGGTACGGCAAATCCGCCGATGTTTTTTATGTTCAAAGTATAACCTTTGTCAGTTTTTTCGGCTTTGCTCAGATAAAGATCGATGTAGCCGGGCGTGAAGAACCAGTTATAAAAGAACCAGTCCAGGTTCTTTTTAGCACCTTTTTCCATGGAATAAAAATAATCCCAGGGAATAGGGTGTTTGCCATTCCAGTTATTCATATAGTTATGCAGGGCCTTCTTAAACAATTTATCGCCCAGCAGGTCTTTTACCGCGAGGTAACTAAGCGATGGCTTGCCATAGGCATTATTGCCATGGCCAAAAGTTACATCGGGGCTGGGGGTAATAATGGGGTTCTCCTTTGCATGCTGACCGCGGCTCCAGCGAACAACCCGGAATTTTTTATAAAAATCATCAGCGGCTTTCTGGCCTTTCTCGGCAATGCCGATCAGGTATTCAAATGTGGTGGCCCAGCCTTCGTCCATAAATGCATAATAGCTTTCGTTGGTTCCCATGTAAAACGGAAAGTACGTATGCGCCTGTTCATGGTCCTGCACCAATTGGGCAAAACCAAGGTCGGGCGTGTGGGAGTCGTTGATCATCATCGGGTATTCCATATCGGCAAATCCCTGAAACGCGTTCGATTTTGGATAGGGATAAGGAATGCCCGGCCAGTTTTTAGAAAACCAGGCCAGCGAATTGCGGCCAAACTGTACCGAATGATGAAAATCCACACTTGAATCTGCGAAGGCCGCCTGCATGCTTACCCGCCGTTTTTTGGCAACAATAACGCTTGCCGCGTCCCAGTCGTAATGGTCGCTGATGCCCATGGCAATATCGCTGATATTATTGGCTACCCATTTCCACGTATTGGTGGCATTTTGGGTAGTTACTTTTTTATTGCTCCAATCTTCCACCGTGGCCACATGAATGGTGGAATCGCTTGTGAATGACTGCTGCAGCCGTTGAGCAATGGCTGGTTGTAACACTTCCGATGCGTTCTGCAAGGTACCGGTACACCATACCACAAAATTGCGGGGCACCGTTACATTTACCGTATAGTCATTAAAATCGTTATAAAATTCCAGGGAACCCAAATGGGGTTGGATATCCCAGCCTTTATAATCGTCGTACACAGAAACCCGGGGATAGAAATAAGCGATGTAAAAACTGGTTGAATCGATCATTCCTTCGCGGCCTTCCCCATAAGCAAGGTCATAATGCCAGGTAATATGGAGCTTTATGGAATCATGTGGTAATAACGGGGCAGCCAGGTCAACCATATGATTGGTTTCAATAGCCATGTTATTATCCCAGGCCACTTTGGATTCGCGGATCTTAATTTCATCCACCTTGAGTTTGCCGCTGCTCTGATGCGCATTCATGATCAATTTCATATTCAGGCTGCTGAGGGTATCGGGGCTGTTGTTGAAATACACAATTTCTTCTACCCCTCTTACGGTGCTGTCTGGCGGCATTACCGTTACTGAAATGTTATAACGGCCACGATTTTGCCAGTATTTTTCTCCCGGTTTTCCATTTACATTCCGGGTTCCATTGGTATAGGCCTTTTGAATGCCGGCAGGCATGGTAAGGGTTTGCGCACCGGACTGCAATGCCAGGAATAAGGAGGAAAAGACAATAAAGAATCGGATCATATTAATTACTAAAGTGTAAAATGAACGGTAAATTAACTGAAAAAGCCATACCCGGAATAACCGCCTGTATAAATTTTCTAACTTTAGATCCTTGAAAACAGAAAAGACTGCTATCTCCATACTGAGGCACCGCACCACCAAGCCTGCTGACTGATTTTTTTACCCGGCACGGGGCACTGATCGGCAAACCAACCAAACGATCGGGCCCGCAGCCTTTCCTGCTGTTTGAAAAGGATGAATTCCTGGTGAACTTTACCCGGTCGCTCGACAACCTGCTGGTGGGTGATAAACCCGTACATCCCGGGCTGCAACGGGTAAAGCTGGAAGAATTGTTATTATATCTTGCGGTACATTATCCGGCACAGATGCAGCGGATCAGGGACATGAATTACCGCGGCAGGCAGGGTTTACTAAATTGTCATCGACTGATTTGGCTACTTATTACAGGTTGATTCAACAATAAAAAACGGCCGCCTCGAATCAATTTTGAGACGGCCATTTTTTTAAAAAGATCAGTTGCAGCTATTTATTAATTTTCGCTAACAGTTGATCCAGTTTTTGCAGGGTGGCCATCATGCCTTGTTCCATACCCATTTGAATTACCTGTTCCAGCTCTGCCAGTGATTTGTAAGTTACGATGGTTTCAACGAGCGCATTTTCACCTTTCTCGGTAAACGTTAACCGCCATTCGGCGCGGGGCAGGTCTTTGTTTATTTCGCCATCGGCATTGCTGAACGCATCCAATGTGGTATAGAAGTCGATTGGTTTTATTTTCACGTAATCTGTCCAGCCCCAGTATTCAGTGCCGTTCGGTTCTACCATGGCGTAGTGCCAGTGGCCACCTTCGCGAAAATCCATTGATTTTGTTTTTGTGGTCAATGGTTCGGGGGCAAACCATTGATCTAACAATTCACTTTTGGTATAACAGTCCCAAACCAGTTGGCGGCTACCTAAAAATTCCCGTCTGATGGTAAGGGTATTTTTTGCTTTATCTACCAGGAAATCAAATTGCAGGTTGTGTATCATTTTTTTGACTTTTTAATATTAAGTAATAATTTATCGAGTTGCTGGTATCGTTTATCCCAGATCTTTCTGAATTGCTCCAGCCACTTGTCGATTTCTTTCATTTTTTCAATCTCCAGCTGGTAAAAGATCTCCCGGCCTTCCTGTTCCTGTTTCACCATTTCGCATTCGACAAGTATTTGTAAATGTTTGGACACTGCCTGCCGGGTCATGTCGAAGTGTTCGGCAATAGCATTGGGTGTCATTGCCTGTATGGCAATTAACGCAATGATGGCTCTCCGGGTGGGGTCGGCTATGGCTTGAAAAATATCTCTTCTCATAGCGTTTTTGATTATTTGCAACTAATCAGTTGCAAATATAAGCGCAACTGATTAGTTGCGCAAACTTATTTTAAAAAAAATGCCATCCCGAAGAATCGGGATGGCTTGTTACTATATGGATCGAACAAAAGAAACTAATTCATTTCTCCGAAATCGATCAATCACTATTCCTGGATGCGGCGGAGATCAACATTGGTTACGCTAAAGCCTGAGGTACTGAAATTGCCCCCGGCATTACAGCCTGCTTTAACAACCACATAATAGGTGCCGCTGGCGCCAAACGTTATATCAAACCCTTTTGAACCACTGTAGGCTACCCACGAGTTCCAGGTAATATAACCGAGCCGTTTGCCACCATCGGTATAGTCTTTACCATCAACGGGTGTGGAGGGACCGATGTATACTTCCAGCCACGCGAGGTTGGGTGCGCCATAAGTAGCAGTCATGGCAAAGTGGTACTTTTTATTGGCCACCACCTGTACTGCCTGGTAAATACCGCCGTTAGGTTGTATGCTTACCGGAACGGATACCTGGCCGGTATAAGCGTTGTTTGCAAGCGTCCAGGTTATTCTGTTGGTCAATACTGCATCAAACTTGCTCCAGTACTGATCGTCGCCGGTGTTCATAGCGCCGCCTTTGATCACGTTGTCATAAGCGGGATCGTTTTTGGTGGTGGTTACTTTAACCGGTGCGGCACTGTACAGTTTGCCTCTTTTATCCAATGCCCACATTTTAATGGTATAGGTACCTGCCAATGGATAAAACACGGTGTCAACTGGTTTTCCCATAGCGCCGCCGCTGGTGTCCTTACCTACATCCCATCGGGTGCCCACACAGGCACCCTGGGTGGTGTTGGTGATAATGAATTTGGTATCGTTACCAGGTACGGGCGATACGGTAAATGTAGCCGTAAGGCTGTCAACTGCTCCATACGATTCATAACTGTTGTTTGATCCTTTGCTGCAACCAAAAAGAACCAACACACCCAATGCCAGCGGGCAAATGGCAGTTATTATGTTGAATTTTATTGATGACTTCATGAACGTAGTTTTAAAGTATATAGGGTTAAATTACCAGCCGGTATTTTGATCCCACCCGGTTTTGGTGATCTCGCTTTGTGGAATGGGGTACCAGTTCATTTTGGATTGATCAAATACCCGGTCTTCCAGTTTAGTGGGCTTATAGGTAAAGTTTGATCCGTTGAGCGTGATGGAAATGCTGTTTACCGGATTGGCCAGCACACTTCCTTTTTTCCACCGGCGAAGGTCCCACCAGCGGTGTCCTTCAAAACCCAGTTCAACCCGGCGTTCATGCACAATGGCATCGGCAGTTACTGCAGCCAGGGCTGGCATGGTGCTGCGTGCTCTTACCTGGTTGATGGCGTCCAGGGCAGTCTTGCCATAGCTTAATGGATCGCCGGCAGAGCCATAAGCGTTATACATGGCCTCTGCATAATTCAACAATACTTCTGCATACCTGAAATACAACCACTGGTGCGTGGTAGTGGTATTGTTGAGCAGGTCAACCGACTGGTTTACGTTCTTGGCCAGGTAATAACCGGTTTTGGTGGCGTTTAATTTGGGCTGACCGGCACTACCGCCATAGTAGGTTTGAATGGCCGTGCCCTTAAATAAGGCGCCATTGTATACTACAGTGGCCGCCAACCGTGGGTCGCGGTTAGCATATGGATTAGTAGCATGGGCCGGGTTATTCCAATCAAAAGGAACCGAAACAGTGGCGCTGTTCTTCACCTCAAACTCGTCAACAAAATTTCCGCTGGGGGTAATGCTGTTGCCGTTGCTGTTCTCGAACGAGATGGGGAAATTGTTCTTTTCAAACCCATTCTGGCTGCCATATCTTTTAAAGAAAATGGCCTCAACAGATTTATCATTGGCTGCTACAAACGCATTGGCATAAGTGGCTTCCAGGCTGAATGCATTTGATTTAATGATCTCACTGGCAGCAGCGGCGGCATCGGCCCAGGTATAGGTTGAACCTGCCTCTTTATATAAAGGACTTGCTGCATACAGCAGGGCCCTTGTTTTTAACGCTTTGATCGCAAAGTACGTGGCCCTGCCTGATTCGTAAAAGCTGGTTGTTGAGCTGGTACGAACGCTGTCAGGAATAATCACCGCGGCTTTATCGCATAAAGAGACGATGTATTTAAACACCTGGTCTACTGAGTTTCTTGGCAAACCTTTCCAGCTGGCGGCATCGTTGTAATCCAGTGCCTGGTCAATAACCGGAACGGCGCCATAGCGTTTTACCAGTTCAAAATAGAAGAAGGCTTTCAGGAAATAGCATTCGCCTTCCATGAACTTCAGGTTCCACACCACTCTTTTGTAAGCAGTAGAATCGTTGTTGACGATGCTGTTGGCCTGGGAAGAGATGTCTACATCTCCCTTATGCAGTAAGTACAGGTTGGCCTGGTAAATACCATTGAAGTAGTTCGCCCAGGTATTGTCGGGGTTGTTGAACTGGTTCCATACCCCATAGTTGAAGGTATGTGACCGGTTGTTAACGTTGGTATGGTAGGCGTCATCGCTTGCAGCCTCCATATCTTCCCACGCATAGCCATCGGGCAGATAGCTGTAGGCGTTCCATACAACCTGCTGAATGTAATCGTATTTTTTATAAGTGAGGTCAATCGGCATATCCGATGGGATCTTTTTCACATCCAGGAAGTCTTTGTTACAGGACGCAAGCCCCAATGCCGCAGCTATTATAGTAATGACGGTATAATGAATTTTTTTCATCCTCTTCTAATTTCAATTGTTCTAGAATTTTACTTTAGCACCCAGGGTAACTGTCTTCATCAAAGGATAGCCCATTGACAGTCTTTCCGGCTCCAGGCCATCGATCTTTGTGCTTAACAGGTTATTGCCACTAACATAAATTCTCAGCACGTCCACCTTCTTCAGGAAACTTTTTGCCGGAAGTGTGTAACCTACTTCAACGCTGCGTAATTTGATGAAGTTGCCGCTGCGAAGCCAGTAATCAGCCTGCTGGTTATTGTTGTTGTTTACCAGGGTTGATAACCTGGGCGAAGTGGCAGTGGCCGCTGTTTCCGGTGTCCAAGGGTTGTTGCTGAAAACAGTGATGTTGTTATTGTTAGCCAAAGGATGCGTATAATCATAGGCATCGTCCAGCAGGCTCACTGTTCTGTGCATTACACCCTGAACAAATGCATCGAAATCAAAACCGGCATACCTGAAGCCAGCATTGAAGCCGAGGGTCATTTCGGGCAGTTTTGTAAACTTCATCGGTGTTTTATCATAGTCATTGATGATACCGTCACCATTTATGTCAACATATTTTAAATCGCCGGGGTGAACCTGGCCATATGTTGATTTAACCACACCTGCCACCAGGTTTCCGTTTGCATCAAAATCGTTCACCTGGTAAAAGCCGGCGGTTTGCAGGCCCGTGAACTGGTTAATTCGGTATCCTTTCTGATACAGGTAACCGTAGGGTTGTGCATCCTCTGCCTTTTTGGTTATTTCATTGTGGGCATATGAAAATGAAACGCCTGCATAATATTCAAAGCCTTCTTTTATTTTATCGTTGTACCTGATGGCCACTTCCGCGCCTTTATTCGTTGCTTCACCACTGTTCATATTTCTGAAAGTAAAGCCGGTATAGGCAGGAACACCAACCGGTGCTTCCAGGATCCCTGTTCTTTTTTCAGCAAATACATCGATCGTAGCGTTTAACTTTTTCAGCAGTGTCAGGTCAACACCAATATTGGCGGTTCTTTTTTGCTCCCAGGTAAAGTTGGCATTGGGGTAGGGGCCTTCGCTCCGTCCGCCATAACCGGTGGTAGTATTGGTAGTTCCCATGGTAACACCTCCATTGGTAATGCCCCATCTTTCATATAAGAAACGGAAGTTCTCATTGGTATTAGCTGTTATACCATAGGAAGCTCTTACTTTCAGGAAGTCGATCAGGCTGTTGTCTTTCAGAAAATCTTCCTTGCTGGCTATCCAGCCCAAACCCAATGCAGGGAATAAGCCATAACGATGACCGGCCTTAAAATCGCCTGAACCCGCATAGGAGAACGACAGGTCGGCTACATACTTTTGATCGTAATCGTAGGTGAATGCACCGCGCAATCCCTGTTCAACCACGGGGAAAATCTGGCCATCATGCGTGTAATTGGAACGGTTTACCTGTAACATCCCGGTAAAACCATGTTTGCCAAAGGTGCGGTCATAATTGAAGCCA
The Niastella koreensis GR20-10 genome window above contains:
- a CDS encoding M1 family metallopeptidase codes for the protein MIRFFIVFSSLFLALQSGAQTLTMPAGIQKAYTNGTRNVNGKPGEKYWQNRGRYNISVTVMPPDSTVRGVEEIVYFNNSPDTLSSLNMKLIMNAHQSSGKLKVDEIKIRESKVAWDNNMAIETNHMVDLAAPLLPHDSIKLHITWHYDLAYGEGREGMIDSTSFYIAYFYPRVSVYDDYKGWDIQPHLGSLEFYNDFNDYTVNVTVPRNFVVWCTGTLQNASEVLQPAIAQRLQQSFTSDSTIHVATVEDWSNKKVTTQNATNTWKWVANNISDIAMGISDHYDWDAASVIVAKKRRVSMQAAFADSSVDFHHSVQFGRNSLAWFSKNWPGIPYPYPKSNAFQGFADMEYPMMINDSHTPDLGFAQLVQDHEQAHTYFPFYMGTNESYYAFMDEGWATTFEYLIGIAEKGQKAADDFYKKFRVVRWSRGQHAKENPIITPSPDVTFGHGNNAYGKPSLSYLAVKDLLGDKLFKKALHNYMNNWNGKHPIPWDYFYSMEKGAKKNLDWFFYNWFFTPGYIDLYLSKAEKTDKGYTLNIKNIGGFAVPFDVIATYDDGSTESFHQTPIVWEQNQKEIIVNIKTGKTAKSLKLDGGIFMDANEKDNTWTAN
- a CDS encoding SRPBCC family protein codes for the protein MIHNLQFDFLVDKAKNTLTIRREFLGSRQLVWDCYTKSELLDQWFAPEPLTTKTKSMDFREGGHWHYAMVEPNGTEYWGWTDYVKIKPIDFYTTLDAFSNADGEINKDLPRAEWRLTFTEKGENALVETIVTYKSLAELEQVIQMGMEQGMMATLQKLDQLLAKINK
- a CDS encoding ArsR/SmtB family transcription factor, translating into MRRDIFQAIADPTRRAIIALIAIQAMTPNAIAEHFDMTRQAVSKHLQILVECEMVKQEQEGREIFYQLEIEKMKEIDKWLEQFRKIWDKRYQQLDKLLLNIKKSKK
- a CDS encoding RagB/SusD family nutrient uptake outer membrane protein; this translates as MKKIHYTVITIIAAALGLASCNKDFLDVKKIPSDMPIDLTYKKYDYIQQVVWNAYSYLPDGYAWEDMEAASDDAYHTNVNNRSHTFNYGVWNQFNNPDNTWANYFNGIYQANLYLLHKGDVDISSQANSIVNNDSTAYKRVVWNLKFMEGECYFLKAFFYFELVKRYGAVPVIDQALDYNDAASWKGLPRNSVDQVFKYIVSLCDKAAVIIPDSVRTSSTTSFYESGRATYFAIKALKTRALLYAASPLYKEAGSTYTWADAAAAASEIIKSNAFSLEATYANAFVAANDKSVEAIFFKRYGSQNGFEKNNFPISFENSNGNSITPSGNFVDEFEVKNSATVSVPFDWNNPAHATNPYANRDPRLAATVVYNGALFKGTAIQTYYGGSAGQPKLNATKTGYYLAKNVNQSVDLLNNTTTTHQWLYFRYAEVLLNYAEAMYNAYGSAGDPLSYGKTALDAINQVRARSTMPALAAVTADAIVHERRVELGFEGHRWWDLRRWKKGSVLANPVNSISITLNGSNFTYKPTKLEDRVFDQSKMNWYPIPQSEITKTGWDQNTGW
- a CDS encoding SusC/RagA family TonB-linked outer membrane protein, producing the protein MKFKNIKLIACLMLMSGYSVTQAQTATGNQQDTIVLPSKIPATTVDLGLRSEKSWRTTGALFTITGEELARTNAGNLLNTLQARIPGLTVATGSGEPGYDGPTLYMRGQSSWNIAGNALSIYLDGFQVDLNALSALSPFEIESVTLLKDAAALAIYGFDGGAGVLSVRTKEGTPSNRAKIEFNGRYGNLTPIAMPKVMDAYGYVTAYNKALQNDGLPIKYYNPELYKSNDDPFHPNVNWYDKVLTNNSATQDYSVSFRGGTNKARFFVLGGYTDFKGAYKDADAISKDFGTNAKYKRMNLRTNFNAQLTKNLSVKATVSGIIEDRNTPDGFTASSLFANLLRIPAAAFAVKNLDGSWGNSSVYKFNPVQLLRQNGIYRSHTRSLGTNLSFNEKLDAITKGLSFSGGVSYTNLYVGVYETGFTVPSYEVTKDAYDNPVIDSKGNITYKVLGAVGSSINDAGNDHWNRNSLQFGFNYDRTFGKHGFTGMLQVNRSNYTHDGQIFPVVEQGLRGAFTYDYDQKYVADLSFSYAGSGDFKAGHRYGLFPALGLGWIASKEDFLKDNSLIDFLKVRASYGITANTNENFRFLYERWGITNGGVTMGTTNTTTGYGGRSEGPYPNANFTWEQKRTANIGVDLTLLKKLNATIDVFAEKRTGILEAPVGVPAYTGFTFRNMNSGEATNKGAEVAIRYNDKIKEGFEYYAGVSFSYAHNEITKKAEDAQPYGYLYQKGYRINQFTGLQTAGFYQVNDFDANGNLVAGVVKSTYGQVHPGDLKYVDINGDGIINDYDKTPMKFTKLPEMTLGFNAGFRYAGFDFDAFVQGVMHRTVSLLDDAYDYTHPLANNNNITVFSNNPWTPETAATATSPRLSTLVNNNNNQQADYWLRSGNFIKLRSVEVGYTLPAKSFLKKVDVLRIYVSGNNLLSTKIDGLEPERLSMGYPLMKTVTLGAKVKF